DNA from Arthrobacter sp. StoSoilB19:
AGATGGCAGCGCGCGTTTCCTTGGTGAAGCAGGAGCGCACCCGGATGGCAGCTGCGCTGGAGGCGCAGGGCTGGAAACTGCAGCCGAGCCAGGGCAACTTCCTGTGGCTTCGCGCCGACGAGGACCTCCGGGGCCGGCTGGTGGAGGCCTTCGATGCCGCCGGCATCATGGTGCGCGCGTATCAGGGCGACGGCGTGCGGATCACCGTTGCCGATCCCGCTTCCAACAACCGTGTGCTCCGGCTCCTGGCAGCGCACGCGGCCTGACAGCTTTCCGACTTCTCTCCAATCCGTTCCACTACAACCAGAGGAATTTCCATGGAACAACAGACAAAGACGTCTGCGCGCCCACTCGGCGCAGCCCTCAAACCCCGCCAGCTCACCATGATGGGACTGGGCAGCGCCATCGGCGCCGGCCTGTTCATCGGCTCCGGCGCGGGCATCCAGGCAGCCGGCCCGGCGGTGCTGATCTCCTACCTCGTGGCCGGCACCCTCATCATCCTGGTGATGTGGGCCCTCGGCGAAATGGCCGCCGCCAACCCGGACAGCGGCGCCTTCTCCGTGTACACCGCCAAGGCCTACGGTCCGATGGCCGGCGCCACGGTGGGCTGGCTTTGGTGGATCCAGCTGGTGGTGGTCATCGCCGCCGAGGCGCTCGGCGCGGCCGGCCTGCTGGCCACCATCTTCCCGGCGCTGCCGGTGTGGCTGATGGCGTTCGTTTTCATCGTGGTGCTCACGGCCGTGAACCTGACCAGCGTGAAAAACTTCGGCGAGTTCGAGTTCTGGTTCGCCCTGCTCAAGGTGGCGGCGATCGTCGGGTTCCTGCTGGTGGGCTTTGCGCTGCTGTTCGGCTGGCTGCCGGGCGTGCAGTCGCCCGGCCTGTCCAACTTCACCGGTGCCGGGTTCGCGCCGAGCGGTTTCGCGGGGATTGCGACGGCGCTGTTTGTGGTGGCGTTCGCGTTCGGCGGCACCGAGATTGTGTCCGTGGCGGCGGCCGAGACGGCCGAACCGGCCCGCAGTGTGAAGAAGGCAGTCCGCACCGTGCTGTGGCGCATCCTGGTGTTTTACATCGGTGCCATCTTTGTGATCGCGGCTGTTGTTCCCGTTGGTTCGGCGGGGCTGAAGAGCCCGTTCGCCGCCGTGCTGGACGCCGCCGGCATGCCCGGTGCGGCCACCGCCATTACTCTGGTGGCTGTTGCGGCACTGTTGTCTGCCCTCAACGCCAACCTTTACGGTGCTTCACGGATGGCGTACTCATTGGCCGAGCGGGGTGAAGCTCCGCGTTGGCTCGCTTCGGTTTCGAAGGCACGGGTGCCGGTTGTCGCCGTGCTGGCCAGCGTGGCGTTCGGTGTTGTGACCGTGGTGCTGGAGCTGGCATTCCCGGAGAAGGTCCTGCCCGTCCTGCTGAACATTGTGGGCTCGACGTGCCTGCTGGTATGGACGTCAGCTCTCCTGGCCCAGCTGGCGCTGCGCTTCCGGGCCGACCGCGACGGGACCGAGCTTCCGCTTCGGATGCCCGGGTTCCCGTGGCTCACTTCCCTTGGCCTGGTGATCCTCGCTGCGATCTTCACCGTGGGCTTCATCGGCGAGGACTCGCGTCCCCAGTTGCTGAGCACGTTCGGGCTCGTCGCGGTTCTGGCGGTGGGGTGCTGGGTGAATCACCGGAAGCGGGAAGCTCGGCGCGTTGATGAAACTCCGAATGGTGAGAAGGAGCCGGTGCTCATCGACTGAATCGGTTAGTTCGACCCATCCTAGGTCAGAGCCAAAGGAGGGCGCGTCCGGCTACTGCCGGGCGCGCCCTCGAATGAATGCATTCCCTGTGACCAAGGTGGCCATCGGGCTGCTCACCCAGTCAAGTCAACCGAGCAGGTCGCGGTGGCGTCTACCCGCGCTAACGCCATTGAAATTGGGAAGCCGGTAGGTGTCCAAGCAGTAGCGTTGGCGAAAAGCGTCTCGTCTCACAACTTCCAGACTCAAACCTCGTCAGCCATACGGGGAATACCGGCTACATAGCGAGAATGGTGGCGGTGCCTCCGCCGCCCATAACCTTGATGAGAAGGATGCGATTATCGCTACAGCAAT
Protein-coding regions in this window:
- a CDS encoding amino acid permease, with protein sequence MEQQTKTSARPLGAALKPRQLTMMGLGSAIGAGLFIGSGAGIQAAGPAVLISYLVAGTLIILVMWALGEMAAANPDSGAFSVYTAKAYGPMAGATVGWLWWIQLVVVIAAEALGAAGLLATIFPALPVWLMAFVFIVVLTAVNLTSVKNFGEFEFWFALLKVAAIVGFLLVGFALLFGWLPGVQSPGLSNFTGAGFAPSGFAGIATALFVVAFAFGGTEIVSVAAAETAEPARSVKKAVRTVLWRILVFYIGAIFVIAAVVPVGSAGLKSPFAAVLDAAGMPGAATAITLVAVAALLSALNANLYGASRMAYSLAERGEAPRWLASVSKARVPVVAVLASVAFGVVTVVLELAFPEKVLPVLLNIVGSTCLLVWTSALLAQLALRFRADRDGTELPLRMPGFPWLTSLGLVILAAIFTVGFIGEDSRPQLLSTFGLVAVLAVGCWVNHRKREARRVDETPNGEKEPVLID